The following are encoded in a window of Oncorhynchus keta strain PuntledgeMale-10-30-2019 chromosome 10, Oket_V2, whole genome shotgun sequence genomic DNA:
- the LOC118389391 gene encoding N-acetylmuramoyl-L-alanine amidase-like translates to MTTVVLWLFIVAGTCHSVLCSEDHLRDMDSFISAVEQAEDSNPDLSPLALVRRLRRTAGHEDPLTLHFLGASNNISHIHTSVFNTTLFGFFDKAIHHFVTDRGEERGVVLTQDGTTVAIAPMLLGIEVGLKAKLEGTPPLGMFPLTLAKNLGLSFLSLQDFPPAQRLGPDGCWDNLTNPRVFKLSRVPTLATDALVNGGMDGSILGMDLATLAPSEQPGKLSEVLKGYYNHVLEGQDLRVVSSHISPKRREISQALLGTLDTQRQVMETLYLVWRLEDTQWIAKDTGVEKAVRDGMLEFVHRYWDCPPIIPRCQWGAAPYRGSPFPLALPLPFLYIHHTYEPDRPCHSFRQCSRSMRAMQRFHQEDRGWADIGYSFVVGSDGYIYEGRGWHHLGTHTKGQNSYGYGVAFIGNYSSSLPSLHALDLVRQHLAKCAVDGGRLQANFTLHGHRQLVDTSCPGDALYSQIRGWEHFGETSSSRKDQ, encoded by the exons ATGACTACAGTGGTTCTATGGCTCTTCATTGTGGCTGGAACGTGCCACAGCGTTCTCTGTTCAG AGGACCACCTGCGCGACATGGACAGTTTCATAAGTGCCGTAGAGCAGGCTGAGGACTCTAACCCAGACCTGTCCCCACTAGCCCTTGTGAGGAGGCTGCGCAGGACGGCCGGACACGAGGACCCACTCACCCTGCACTTCCTGGGGGCCTCCAACAACATCAGCCACATCCACACCTCCGTGTTCAACACCACTCTCTTTGGCTTCTTCGACAAAGCCATCCACCATTTTGTGACGGAccgtggtgaggagagaggggttgtTCTGACCCAAGATGGCACCACAGTGGCCATCGCTCCCATGCTTCTAGGCATTGAGGTGGGTCTGAAAGCTAAGCTTGAGGGCACCCCTCCTCTGGGCATGTTTCCCCTCACCTTGGCCAAAAACCTAGGGTTGTCGTTCCTTAGCCTCCAGGACTTTCCACCCGCTCAGCGTCTGGGGCCGGATGGCTGCTGGGACAACTTGACCAACCCAAGGGTGTTCAAGCTGTCTAGGGTGCCCACCCTGGCCACCGATGCCCTGGTCAATGGGGGAATGGATGGGTCCATTTTGGGCATGGATCTTGCCACCCTGGCCCCCTCTGAACAGCCTGGTAAACTCAGCGAGGTGCTGAAAGGTTACTACAACCATGTGCTGGAGGGGCAAGACCTGAGGGTTGTATCCAGCCACATCAGCCCCAAGCGTAGAGAGATTTCCCAAGCCCTGCTGGGCACCCTGGACACCCAGAGGCAGGTGATGGAGACCCTATACCTGGTGTGGAGGCTGGAGGACACTCAGTGGATAGCCAAGGATACAGGGGTGGAAAAAGCAGTGAGAGACGGAATGCTGGAATTTGTCCACAGATACTGGG actgcCCTCCCATCATCCCACGGTGTCAGTGGGGGGCGGCACCCTACCGAGGGTCTCCCTTCCCTCTTGCCCTGCCCCTCCCCTTCCTGTATATCCACCACACCTACGAGCCAGACAGGCCCTGTCACTCCTTCAGGCAGTGCTCCAGGAGCATGAGGGCCATGCAGCGCTTCCACCAAGAAGACCGCGGCTGGGCCGACATCGGATATAG TTTTGTGGTGGGTTCTGACGGGTACATCTACGAGGGGCGCGGCTGGCATCACCTTGGCACCCACACCAAGGGGCAGAACTCTTATGGTTACGGCGTGGCCTTCATTGGCAactactcctcctctctgccctcacTCCACGCCCTGGATCTGGTGCGCCAACACCTGGCCAAGTGTGCAGTGGATGGCGGGCGCCTGCAGGCCAACTTCACCCTCCATGGGCACCGGCAGCTGGTGGACACCTCATGTCCAGGAGACGCCCTCTACTCACAGATCAGAGGCTGGGAGCACTTTGGG GAAACCAGCTCATCGAGAAAGGACCAATGA